One Natrinema longum genomic window carries:
- a CDS encoding MFS transporter: MTAVAGTKWRALVLVGVAELFAMTLWFSGTAVGPELAESWHLTPAETAWLTNAVQLGFVVGALGSASLTIADVVRPRYLFAGAAFVGAASTALIAAAVHSGPPAIVLRFLTGVALAGVYPTGMKMMASWFVQGRGLAIGVLVGALTVGSASPHLLRAVGGIGRPRLVLYGTAGIAAIGGLLALAYEDGPHQPETAPFDPSAIRRIVTDRAVVLANTGYFGHMWELYAVWTWIPVYLLASLEASGTPDPARRAALLAFGTIAIGGVGAWLAGSVADRVGRSLVTSASMILSGTACLLAGVVYGSSLAVITPFVLVWGFFIVADSAQFSAAVSELADDSYVGSALTLQTAVGFCITIGSIQLLPVVQRAVGWQWAFVPLAIGPLIGTIAMLRLRTRPESKRLAGGRG, from the coding sequence ATGACAGCCGTTGCCGGCACCAAGTGGCGTGCGCTCGTCCTCGTCGGGGTCGCCGAACTGTTCGCGATGACGCTGTGGTTCAGCGGGACGGCCGTCGGTCCGGAACTGGCCGAGAGCTGGCACCTCACGCCCGCCGAGACGGCGTGGTTGACCAACGCCGTCCAGCTCGGGTTCGTCGTTGGCGCGCTCGGGTCGGCCTCGCTAACCATCGCCGACGTCGTTCGGCCGCGATACCTCTTCGCCGGGGCCGCCTTCGTCGGAGCGGCGTCGACGGCCCTCATTGCCGCGGCCGTACACAGCGGGCCGCCGGCTATCGTCCTTCGATTTCTCACCGGTGTCGCGCTCGCTGGTGTCTACCCGACGGGAATGAAGATGATGGCCTCGTGGTTCGTCCAGGGCCGCGGCCTCGCCATCGGCGTCCTCGTCGGTGCGCTCACCGTCGGCTCCGCGTCGCCACACCTGCTCCGGGCAGTCGGCGGCATCGGACGGCCACGCCTCGTCCTGTACGGAACGGCCGGTATCGCAGCGATCGGGGGACTCCTCGCGCTCGCGTACGAGGACGGCCCACACCAGCCCGAAACGGCCCCGTTCGATCCGAGCGCGATACGCCGGATCGTCACGGACCGGGCCGTCGTTCTCGCGAACACCGGCTACTTCGGCCACATGTGGGAACTCTACGCGGTCTGGACGTGGATCCCGGTCTACCTCCTCGCCAGCCTCGAGGCCAGCGGGACGCCGGACCCGGCACGGCGAGCGGCACTGCTGGCGTTCGGGACGATCGCGATCGGCGGCGTCGGAGCGTGGCTCGCCGGCTCGGTCGCGGATCGGGTGGGCCGATCGCTCGTTACCAGCGCGTCGATGATCCTCTCGGGCACCGCGTGCCTGCTCGCGGGCGTCGTCTACGGCTCGTCGCTGGCCGTGATCACGCCCTTCGTGCTCGTCTGGGGGTTTTTCATCGTCGCGGACTCCGCACAGTTCTCCGCGGCGGTCTCCGAACTCGCGGACGACAGCTACGTCGGCTCCGCGCTCACGCTCCAGACGGCAGTCGGCTTCTGTATCACCATCGGATCGATCCAGTTGCTCCCCGTCGTCCAGCGTGCCGTCGGCTGGCAGTGGGCGTTCGTTCCGCTCGCGATCGGCCCGTTGATCGGGACGATCGCGATGCTCAGATTGCGAACGCGACCGGAATCGAAACGGTTGGCCGGCGGCCGAGGCTAA
- a CDS encoding DUF7122 family protein, with protein MSEGPDATDLAANDGQRFDRLPATESERTVAGRATREAVVALFADRFGIPPATFDEYTFWEKGAGKIWIYGGEAPTPLEIEAIGMTCLRTRQEHWKPTTDFAQRFGRHATECVIDLDREAARRFASGEDQELAWDGDWGYLIAAQTVADRLEPLGIGLYVHGELRSMVPKGRQRDLTSSR; from the coding sequence ATGAGCGAGGGCCCCGACGCCACCGATCTCGCGGCAAACGACGGCCAGCGATTCGACCGACTGCCGGCCACGGAGTCCGAGCGAACCGTCGCGGGACGGGCCACGCGCGAGGCGGTCGTCGCCCTCTTTGCGGATCGGTTCGGGATTCCGCCCGCGACGTTCGACGAGTACACGTTCTGGGAGAAAGGCGCGGGCAAGATCTGGATCTACGGCGGCGAGGCCCCGACGCCGCTCGAGATCGAGGCGATCGGCATGACCTGTCTGCGCACCCGCCAGGAACACTGGAAGCCCACGACGGACTTCGCCCAGCGGTTTGGCCGTCACGCGACCGAGTGCGTGATCGATCTCGACCGCGAGGCGGCACGACGGTTCGCGAGCGGCGAGGACCAGGAACTCGCGTGGGACGGCGACTGGGGGTATCTCATCGCCGCGCAGACGGTCGCTGACCGACTCGAGCCCCTCGGGATCGGCCTCTACGTTCACGGCGAACTGCGCTCGATGGTACCGAAGGGACGACAGCGCGACCTCACGTCGTCCCGATAA